Within the Miscanthus floridulus cultivar M001 chromosome 17, ASM1932011v1, whole genome shotgun sequence genome, the region agctaaggaataagttgaacatattagatttctcaaatatgtgttggtgcacctccccacttatatgacatgtctcttcttcgagcaatccaaggtaaaagttgattggcatggcatacattcttgctaaggacatgtttagtgcatctagtcatctttaccatttgataggctcattcatgaaaatcaaatgattttgatgcttgtatggtaccactattgcttctatgcttaatttggtctagtggtagcatatgacatatttgtgggcttgtaaacctagtgtttgatctagaaaatgagctataagtgtttaactcaacatggtataagataacccttatttagaggtgtgaagaagcttgtccttagatcaaaccgagttaaatgtctttggcaagtattctagattgaaccatatttgggaaaatgatcctcaccccattgattgactttgataaatctcaacctatctatattttaaacctttgcagtcattgatgacaaaggggggggGGAATATTGTACAaggatagtgaaaagataacaaagatataagtgatagggggaaacttgacatagggggagagatatgacaaagaaaggagatcaattaaaattttaagcactctAGTAGTGGGGGCAAACTCATAaatttgattgatgcatttgaatgtgcatttcatatgtttgcttgcatggcacaagttttaaatttcaatacccatgcttgtgtggtgtatgctagttgtaggtttgaatgataaaatgaaaaactagcatgcataggttaagtaactagactcatgctcatattatgaaaactagagcCTTACTTCTAATgatgatctcatggggtattctagttttttgtgtatatctagttactaatggtgctaaggatggtatattggtgcactccgattggtatcacgcttcaaaggtccatctttataccttagcatcatttggtagacattatctcctatatttcctatctaagcatatgtgcaagctacaatccaaactcttagcacatatgtaggggagcaattgctaccatttggggttcataaaacttgtccatattcttttacacatggtaaatatgcttggacaagcaacatggattcaattgaatttcaattcatatctttgtgaaagggttgtcatcaattaccaaaaagggggagattgaaagctctagtttggttttggtgaattgatgaaaccctaagtgctaacctagtttatcaaagtaattatgagataggtagcactactccaagtgatgaagcaaatgaagatcatgatatgatgatggtgatggcatggtgatgatcaaatgcttggacttggaaaataagaaagaaaaacaaaaagctcaagataGGTAAAACTTGATAAGAGcttttttgttttagtgatcgagacacttagtgagtgtgatcatatttaggatcgatagccatactattaagaggggtgaaacttgtgtcaaaatgtggttatcaaagttccactagatgttctaactcattgcatatgcatttaggatctagtggagtgctaacacccttgaaaacatttgtgaaaatatgctaacacatgtgcacaaggtgacacacttggtggttggcacatttgaggaagggtaaagaagatagagtagaaaaggagttgaacacgctggtcacggggtgaccggacgcatccggtatctTCCcgacatgactggacgcgtccgatttccataccggacatgttcggtattctggccaggcacggtagagttgaccggactctaggtcgTAGCAGTGACCGGACGATGAGCAATCACTGTTGAGCATCTGGTTGAGGTGATGTGGAGCACGGGTGTTGGTCCAGAGAGGACCGGAcgcaccagacgcgtccagtcggccacaccagacgcgtccggtcacagttgagcggctctaggagctctctggacttgaccagacgcagcgaccggacgcatccggtcgccacaccagacgtgtccgatgtgATCCAGCAAGTCTCGGGTTTTCAGCTATAATTGATCAAACGCTAGGAGCGTCTGGTCCGGTGTGACTGGATGCTTCCGgttggcctagagcggctctgggagctctctagactcgactggACGCTACGTCTCCCGTGTCCGGTTGTTTTTAACAACGCGTCCGATCATGTAGTATTAGCCATTGGGAgcgaatggctaaacaatttaaataggacacgtggcggtcaagcAGTGACTGGATGCGTtcagtcgccacaccggacgcgtccggtcgtcccgcagtcagcccaataattgagccaacggctctattgtttaggggtgtctataaatatcatttggccagctctagctcactctcttggctatttgtattgacatagccctcttgtgagcttagccaaagccctcccactcatctccatcattgattcatcatctttgtgagattgggagtgaatccaagtgcattgcttgagtgtttgcatctagaggcacttggtgttcgtgttttactgcgggattctcttgttactcttggtggttgccgccacctagatggcttggagcagcgtgggtcgtcgagcggaggttggtgattgtcttcggctttgatcgtggtgattgtgaggggttcttgacctttccccggtggagagtcaaaatatactttagtaaattgctcgtggcttgtatgatcctcatcttgtgttggttgtgtggcaccctattgagggtttgatgtgtgatgtcaattagcgcatgaacctccaagtgagtgaatcgccacaacgaggactagcttgctggtaagcaagtgaacctcggtaaaaaatcattgtgtgatcatttgattctgaggtgattggtcttcattagtatgcattcttgtgattgattggttcatttctcgacttggcggtataaccatctcgctctctctctttacaataccacaaactagttgtcaagctctttagtgtagctagtcgtgagagcttgttagtttggttagtgtggctctttagttagcatttgagatcatactaacttagtatagtgacataaccattgtgtggatagagactatagaaactagaattgtggtaggtggcttgcatttttagtaggctagcgcaacactcgttttgcctcatatttgtctaaccgatttgctaagtgttgttgtagaaatttttaataggctattcaccccccctctagccattagaacctttcagctACTTCGTCGCCGGCGCCATGGCCACGACTGGAGACTCGAGATAAGGTACATCATCTTCAAATTCTATATCTAAGTCAAGTTTACCCACTGATCTGCACCTAGAGGTACTACAAATCCCAACACTGTATACATACCCTCAAGTTTGATGTCTAGTAGAATGACAATGAATCTCATGAACAAAAGATGGAGCATAGCATGCAGGTGTTCTTCTCCCGGATTTCGTTTCATCACTTACATATTTTTCTGAGTTAAACTCATATTTATATGTTGTGGGGAAGATGATAGGTCCTTCAACCCAACCGTCAAATGTGCACCCTTTCCCTAGTTCTTTTTTCAGCTATTACAGAAAGAAGCATGAGCTGGAAACTCTGTGCAAGTAATAGATGTATTAGGATATCTAAATTACCTGATCCATCTTTAACAATCCATCCCAATCCTGTTTGGAGATAAGTTCATGTGTCGTCTCATATGATAAATTGAGCCGATAGTTGAGATCCCCTAACAATATAATCCTTCTGAAAAATTTAAGAGCGCATTTAATATAGAAGCCATGGAAATAGTTGATTCAGTGCATATTGGAGCATAGCGCAAAGTACTAAAGACACGGATTAACTCACTCATTTTTTTGAAAGAATGGATTAACTCACTCATGGTCATGTATTCTTCTGGGCACGCCTACCATATGAACTGAGTTAAAAACTGTCCTTCTATGGATTTCTTCAACATTTGTGTTTCTCTTTAGTTCATTGCCATTTTTTTCACCAGAGGCCAGGTGGCAACTTACAAAGCAAAAATGAGTTTCATGTATAGTCAAGCTGACTGATATTGATCCCTGAAGCATATTGAAGGAACAAATCTTAGCATGTGATTTATTTAGACAAACAAATCTAAAGAAGTATGTCCATGATGAATACAATAGTAAGAAGCTACATGTTAACATTTAAGGAAATAAAATATTTTAAAATGATAAACTGTCTCTCTTGAAACAAAACTCAACTTTCTCTTTTCACTATTCTTGAAAGTATGGTAGTATCAAACATGCATTTTTCAACTCCAGTTCTCAGGAGAAATATATTAAAATCATTGTGGACAATGCGACAAGCAACATTTTAGGATTCCAAGTATGAGACAATTATTGTTGTAATATAAAGCTTCATGAGTAATAATAAAAGACAAAATTTGGCACTTGCTTTGTTACCAATAAAACCCCTTGTACCTACACCTACAATTGACACTCTCAAATTCTGAATGTGCTTCTGCAGGCTTCTCCGAACCCATACCGAAAGAAATACTCCTACCATTTGCTTGCTTATTACCCGGACATACTGCAGTCTTTTTCTTTTAATCCCATTACAATTGTTAACACCAAAGGCTAAATCCAATGGCTGAAGATGGCGAGCTGAATTGGATGATTTTGCATTGTGCAACAGATGAAGCTCCCTGTCACTGTCATTGTTGGATTCATTATGCAATTCATTGTCCATTGCAAGAACACAATCTGATGGATTAAACCTTCTTAGTGGAGGAGAGTCACTATGGCATTTGAACTTTGATTTATCCGAACACTTATTCAAAGTTTCATGGATGATATGCTCCCATATTGCAACTGGACGAGTGTCTGTTGgctataatatgggcttggcccatataatatttaataattcaaataaaactctatggtatgtaacattaagcgttgtatggtttaataccatacgggattttgactgaatgttaactcagcttatatggttggaaattattcatctaaattgagaagctgagaaaaggacaaaggtgtgccacacgcgcgcgcgccgctgccgccgccggccgggccgtggGCGCGGGCCATGACCGTGGCAGGCGGCGAGCGggtgtggccagtcttttgccacttaatccacataatcacgggagttactccctttgatggtggaggtgaactgattgcgtcagttaccgtccttTCCGCTTCCGATTTTCTGTCTCCTAGGATTCTCTGCTGCCCCTCTCCCTTCCCGTCGCACCCATATATCCGAGTCCTTCGTCAGTCCAGATCTGAGTCTTCCGCAACCGCtcccgagagaaaccacatctcagcagccttctggcttccccgtcccttacctctgcgcgcacggagcagCGGGATAGCAGGTGCCTCCGAAACCCTTGCCCActtgagaaccttgcacggggtgtgtggcgattaggtttttggggagtgaTCCGCGATTGCTCATCTCTTCCTGGTGGTGATCACTTttggaacccgtcttcttcccggtgattgTCTATGGAACAATAAGgcatcttcttcctggtgatccgttcgtgggactgcactgtgaacatcatcttgcaccgactgtggtccgcgacttctagcaatgcactatgtcgactagtgtgaatggagcctccgatgccctcagcATGGGACCTTCCGCTAGGTACAGTCTATTCTTTCTGATTACTGTAATCTTCGCTTTTACTGTATTTAtctgtatgtcatctctgcatgttgtagcgttcattagagatatacacatgcacatatatgccgtcaTGAACCTACTGATGttaattttctagattaaacttaTAATGAAAGTGCCTAAacttctaacaatccaaaaacctaatgttaggcaattttttgtcagtggttttgctgctgctttgaagccaaatagtTTTGATGataagaatttcatgatatggcatgccaagatggtattgtggttgactacaatgaactgctatcacgccacacaggggaagcctgaacagtttactcctgaggaggagaaaAAGTTCTTGGCTACCGATAACCTATTTCGAGGCGCCGTGATcagtgcacttcatcccaagtatgagaaaaactacatatctttcagatcaggcaaagagttatgggatgctcttgaggcaaagtttggagtttctgatgctagcagtgagctgtaccttatggagtagttgtatgactacaaaatggttgaaaaccgttctgtggtcgaacaagctcatgagatacaggcgctagcaaaggaactagaatattttccatgtttgttgcccgacaagtttgtggccgacggtataatcgctaagctgccaccttcttggagggactttgctacttctctaaaacacaagagacaagagtttagcgtggctgagcttattggatctcttgatgttgaggagagtgcgagagcaaaagacaaccatggaaaaggagttgagtcttccaccgccaatatggtgcagaagaaaaacttatTTGCATCtcataataaaaagaagaagaacatgcaagagaacaacaatgcaaaacCTAAGCAAACTGCATAGttcaagaagaaaaacaacaagaaaggtggaggttgctttatttacgggagtgatgagcattgggcaagtgcgtgcccagaccgtaaatataagcaagaaaagaaatcagcaaatgtggtgattagcgagactagaggaacatctgggtatggtaatttattcccttttgttcttttagtttgtctttcacctgagtggtggatggatagcggtgctaatattcatgtgtgtgctgatgtttctttgtttacttcctatcaggccgacaggactagagccttgctgataggaaacggttcgcatgcgtgtgttcttggtgctggtatggtcgttctgaagtttacttcaggAAAGATAGTGCTATTAAAGaatgtgcagcatgtcccctccatcaagaagaatcttgttagcgcttctcaaATGTGTcgtgatggctttaaaattgtgcttgattccaataagtgtgttgtgtcaagacatggaacatttgttggaaaaggttatgattatggaggcttgttccgcttatctttgattgatgatgtgtgtaataaagtggtgaacaatgttaatgtttcagatgagtcgaatatatggcattcacgactttgtcacattaattttggttgtctcacgtggcttgcaaatctgaatttaatcctgaaatttaacttagtcaaagattctaagttctaggtgtgtgcaatcgaagcaaccgcgcaagcctcacaaggctgctgaggcgaggaacttggcaccattagaactcgttcattctgatttatgtgaaatgaatggcgaattgattaaaggcggtagacgatacttcatgacatttatagatgattgtactagattttgctacgtatatttattaaaaactaaagatgaagcattgcattattttaaagtctataaagctaaggtagaaaatcaacttgagaagaaaatcaagcgtttacggtccaatcgcgggggagaatatttctcaaatgaattttctgagttttgcgtggtgcatggaattattcatgagaggacgccaccatactcaccacaatctaatgtgattgcagagagaaagaaccatactctaactgatttggtaaatgccatgttagagactgcaggactatctaaggaatggtggggtgaggctacattgacagcatgtcatgtcctgaatagagtgcccacaaagaacaaagaaattacaccattcgaggaatgggagaagaagagattaaatctctcttacctacgaacttggggttgtttggcaaaggtgaatatgccaataaacaaaaagcgaaagcttggaccaaagactattgattgtgtctttcttggttatgctattcacaacgtgggttatagatttttaattataaattctagtattcctgagatggctgttgatacaatcatggaatctagagacgctacattttttagaatgagtttcccatgaaaaatatACCTAGCACGactagtcatgaatttataattccccatgagcatgaaaattttattccgatagaacaaactgaggaaccctatatgtaaaatcctgaggaggatgacactatagtcacaagaaaaagtaagagacagaggactgcaaagtcttttgatgatgactatattgtataccttgtggatgacacaccaacgaccattgaagaggcatattcctcttctGATgatgacttatggaaggaagcagtacggagtgagatggattctgttatgtctaatggaacttgggaaattgtcgatcgtccctatgggtgcaagcctatagggtgcaaatgggtgttcaagaaaaagcttaggcctgatggtactgtcgagaggtacaaggcaaggcttgtggataagggttatactcaaaagaaaggtgaggatttctttgatacttatccactggttgcccgattgaccacaattcgagttttgctttctctGGCAgtctcttatggtcttatcgtttatcaaatggacgttaagacagctttcctaaatggagagttggaggaggagatctatatggatcagccggatgggtttgtagtaaatggtcaagaaggcaaggtgtgtaaattattaaagtcattatatggcctgaaacaagctcctaagaagtggcatgagaagttcgacagaactttaacatctgttggctttgttgtgaatgaagctgacaaatgtgtgtactatcggtatgatGGGGGTGAAgaagtcattttgtgcttatatgttgatgacatactgatctttggatccagcctcaaagtgatcaaGGAGGTAAAGGAATTTTtaactaataattttgagataaaagatttgggagaggctgatgttattcttaatatcaagcttttgagagaaggtgatggtggggtaactctgttacaatcccactatgtggaaaagtgCTGAGTCattttgggtttagtgactgtgcacctgctcctacaccttatgaccctagtgtgctattgaggaaaaatcagataatagcaagggatcagttgagatatttccagatcattggttcgctcatgtatcttgctagtacaacaaggcctgacatctcttTTATTGTGTGCAAgttgagccggtttgtgtcaaacccgggagatgatcactggtgcGCTCTTGAGAaagtgatgcgctatctaaaaggcaccATGAGCTACGGTATTCGTTATACCGGACATCCAAAgtgttggaaggctattgtgatgcgaactggatctctgatgctgatgagctttatgccacaagtcgatatgtgttttcgcttagaGGTGGCattgtttcctagaagtcttgcaagcaaactatcttaacgaagtctacaatgaaagcagaactcacagcattagacactgctggctctaaggccgagtggcttcgtgatctccttatgaatttaccggttgttgaaaaccCCATACcgactatttctatgaactgcgataaccagactgtgattacaaaggttaacagttctaaggacaacATAAAGTCCACAAGTCATGTTAAGAGACGattaaaatctatcagaaaattaagaaactccagagtaatagcgttggactatgttcacacgtctaacaatctgacagatcagttcactaagggtctgtcacgtaatgtgatagaaagtgcatcgagaaagatgggtttgagacccacttgaaatttactatagtggtaacctgttctatgtgatcggagatcccgtgaagtagaatggtaaaacaagctagtagtaaattgtgaggaaagatccttagtaagacttatttctgatgcatatctttcctatCTGTAAGGTAGGTTGATTTTTGCCTTAATGTGTttcaagtggcttgctaaagtaaagatgttgtcctacagaatatcttttaaggagcacacctatatgagtcaggctgctggtcatagtctatgagatttgagtgatctctaaatactcatgaaaggcactggagtatgacttatatgcttcaaatagaggggatgtcttgtgcagccaagtatcagctaaggactttagtgacattcacctcacacaaaactggcaattcaaggcttagtctattgttcagttgtgactgagtgaaactattactCTAGATgtatgttcaacttaacagtctccatcgaaacactagtatataaaagaaatgtggttctaagactattttgttacaaaccctagagtttggtggggattgttggatataatatgggcttggcctatataatatttaataattcaaataaaactctatggtacgtaacattaagcgttgtatgattTAATACAATACGGGATTTTGattgaacgttgactcagcttatatggttgaaaattattcatctaaattaagctgagaaaaggacaaaggcgTACCACACGCGCCcgcgcacgccgccgccggccgggccgggccatggcgaggcaggcaggcagcgggTGGGCGTGgctagtcttttgccacttaatccacataatcacgggagttactccctttgatggtggaggcgaactgattgcgtcAAGTACCGTCCTTTCTGCTTCCGAttctccgtctcctgggattctccactGCCCCTCACCCTTCCCGTCGCACCCATATATCTGAGTCCTCCGTCAGTCTAGATCTGAGTCTTCTGCAACCGCtcccgagagaaaccacatctcagcagcctTCTGGCtttcccgtcccgtacctctgcgcgcacggagcagCGGGAGAGCagttgcctccggaaccctcgtccgcttgagaaccttgcacggggtgtgcggcgattaggtttttggggagcgatccgcgattGCTCATCTCTTCCTGGTGGTGATCGCTCTTGGAACCTGTCTTTTTCCTGGTGATTGTCTATGGAACAGCAagtcgtcttcttcctggtgatccgttcgtgggactgcactgcgaacatcgtcctgcaccgactgtggtccgcgactttgagcaacgcactatgttgactagtgcgaatggagcctccgatgccctcggcatgggaccctccgctgggtacagtctaatctttcTGATTACTGTAATCTTCGCTTTTACTGTATTTATCTGTACgtcatctctgcatgctgtagcgttcgttagagatatacacatgcacatatatgccgtcacGAACCTACTGATGTTAATTTTCttgattaaactgataatgaaaatacCTAAATTTCTAACAGTGTCTTCAGTTCCAATCATATACCCTTTTTCTAGTGGGATAATCTCTTGAAATCTGAAAGATAGCAGTAGTTTTCATGGTAAATGAAACGTTTTATTTTTATAAGAAATATAAGTAATTGCAGCAGTACTGCATCATTTTAATGTTGCTTAAAAAAAGTACTGCAACATTTCATAGCCAGATAGCACGTGGGCCTACAATATATGATAATATGAATAACAGCTTGCTTACTTGGATAACTGCCACCTTTAATATACTTGTCCAGCTGCATGTGATTGCTAAATGAATTCCAAATATAACAAGTTCCCAGTCCATGTTTCCCAAATAGTTTTAGTTGTTTCCCAAGATTAAATCCAGTACACCAGATTTTGGTATCATTTAGCACAAGTATGTATCCCAGATCATTTTCTTCCAAATTATGAAAAAGAATGTTTatctaaaaaaatgaaaaagaaggTTTACATTATTGATTTTTCCCCCTTTAGAACTCGACAGCAGGTTTGGCCCACCTGGAAAAGGTTTCTTTGAGAGAAAAAATTACCCAAGAACATAAATATCAGCTGGTTCATCTATATCCAACCATTCTTGAATATCCAAGTCACTGGGTGGACATATGCTTCCAACATTCCATGTTCCTGCACAGATCCTGCGTGTTAAAAATTTGCAGATTAGATGACAGAACATTGCTCCAAATTACAAACTACTGAAGAAGTAGcatgttttttttatatatttcagcCAAGTAGCAGCTGAGTTCGATTACTGCTACTGAATGTTGTCACTGTATCAGGAGTAAGTGAGCAGCAGGAATGTCATTTCAGTCCAAAGAAATGCTGAGAGAAGAAATGCTAACAGAGTAACAGTATACTGAATCTGTATGGCTGTACCCTGTACCTGAGTTCTCTAACGTCAACATACTGAGCACGAAGGATCTCCGATTTCTGCCTTCTAAGCCTGCATGGTGCAGCCTTCATTTGAGTATCTCTATCTGTGACTGTGAGGCAAAGTAGTAGACTGCATTAGCATATACAGGGCGGCATGCAGAACAATGAACGACGACCACAATGATAAAGCCTTAAAGAAGCAATTGAACGAGCACTCGAATCTCCACCCTCTTTATCAGGAGATTTTGAACCTCACGTCGTTTCGCCACATCTTCAAAGTGAATTGTCCTATACTCTGAAAACAGTGAATTCTCCTCCATAGATATGATACGACGTACGTGATGTATACGGTTCTTTTTCCCGAACAATTTAGGGTGCAAGATTCCCACCTACTTATATTGCAGGAAAAAATTAGCCtacatttttttttctagatCTTCAAAAGGTGGATTAGATGGAGGAGGATAAAAGGGAGTCCCGTTGTACAGGAGCCAAAAATGCCAGATGAATCCAAAAGATTCGAGGCCGGCTCTAGTAAACAGAAATGACCGATCGATCGTTCAAGAACCAACCAAGACGAGATTTTCCTATAGTCTACTTGTTGCTCGTAAAAGGTTGAGGGAGTCAAGGCAATGCTAGAGCCCAAACTACTAGCTGACAAGAGTAGACAGCTTTCATGGCAACGTAGCGTTGTCTTATCTGCTCTCGTTTTGCTTCAGACAATCAGACAAGATCAAGCTTGAGTAAACACGGATCAGATTCAGACCAGATCGACCACAGTCACACACTGCGATAGGAACAGCTTGCGCGAATGAAAGGAACGAGGAAGAGAAGAGGGGACGATGAGTAACCTTCGTGGTCGGCCATGCGCGGCGCCCGTGGGGAAGCTGCCAGAGAGGCCATGGCTACCTCCGGCCGGGTGGTCTTGGCGAGCTTGGAGCAGCA harbors:
- the LOC136516032 gene encoding type IV inositol polyphosphate 5-phosphatase 3-like, with the translated sequence MASLAASPRAPRMADHEVTDRDTQMKAAPCRLRRQKSEILRAQYVDVRELRICAGTWNVGSICPPSDLDIQEWLDIDEPADIYVLGFQEIIPLEKGYMIGTEDTPTDTRPVAIWEHIIHETLNKCSDKSKFKCHSDSPPLRRFNPSDCVLAMDNELHNESNNDSDRELHLLHNAKSSNSARHLQPLDLAFGVNNCNGIKRKRLQYVRVISKQMGSISVSLTIHETHFCFVSCHLASGEKNGNELKRNTNVEEIHRRTVFNSVHMVGVPRRIHDHERIILLGDLNYRLNLSYETTHELISKQDWDGLLKMDQLKKELGKGCTFDGWVEGPIIFPTTYKYEFNSEKYVSDETKSGRRTPAWCNNILSYGKGTKLLSYKRAELGPLSDHRPVTVVYMAEVEVVCRRRLQRGLTFSNADVEDHLLSRKEAHLEPKNHCTMSHTISYFKFQPR